GGTCGGCATCCAAACGTCGGAGACACTCGCCGAGATCCGCCAAGCGGTCCAAGGTGAACTCGGCCGATACTCGAGACGGCTCGTCACCGTCATCTTGGCCGTCGGACTCGTCCTGGTCGGGTTGAACATCTACGGTTCGGTCACCACCGCCCGCCGCGACTACGGCCGCCGCCGCGCCCTCGGCGCATCCCGAACAGACATCATCACCCTCGTCACCACCCAAACCGTCACCATCGCCATCACCGGCACACTCGCCGGCTCTCTGGTCGGCGGGGCGATCATCTGGCGGCTCACCGGCACACCCCCTGACGCCGGGTTTGCTGTCGCAGTTGCCGTCCTGGCTGTTCTCGCCGCCGCCATCGCAGCCATCCCACCCGCGATGGTGGCCGCCTGGCGAGACCCCGTCTCCATCCTCCGAGTCCCCTAACCAGGACGATTCCCGTCAATCGCGCGCGACGTTTCGTCGGATCCGGACACGAACCCGTCGTGGTGACGATACTGCCCGGTCCCGTCGTCGGTCGGTTCGGGAACCGATTCTCGAGGTTGGGCAAACAAGAGGGTGCTGAGCCGCAGAACGAAGGTGAGCGAAGGGCCGTCTACATCGCAAGGAACACGGCACTCGGCGACCCGATCGCTTCCAAGCAGGGAACGAAACGAAGATGCTTCGAAAGGAGAAGACCGTGAGACGACTCATGATTACGATCATGATCATGGCGACGGTCATGGTGTTGGCAGCAGCCCCAGCGCTAGCGGCGAATGTGTCCGCGAGTTGCGGAACGGGTGGCTTCTTCTACACCCGCGGGACCGCGGACTACTGGCAGGACCACACGCACGGCGGGTACCTGGTCCACTACTACTACGACACGACACAGGTGCCGATTTCGCACAACTGGGGGTTCGAGACCGGCAACCAGTACGGCAGTGTGAATGGTCCGAATCTGACCAATCCGGCTGCCATGTGCCCGAACTGATCTTGAGGTGATGCAGATTCGGCGCACAT
This genomic window from bacterium BMS3Abin02 contains:
- a CDS encoding FtsX-like permease family protein, which encodes MAVGLVLVGLNIYGSVTTARRDYGRRRALGASRTDIITLVTTQTVTIAITGTLAGSLVGGAIIWRLTGTPPDAGFAVAVAVLAVLAAAIAAIPPAMVAAWRDPVSILRVP